In Brevibacillus brevis NBRC 100599, a single genomic region encodes these proteins:
- the ybaK gene encoding Cys-tRNA(Pro) deacylase → MKQGKTNAMRILDKEKIAYTMLTYATDDGKIDGIAVAQKIGREESVVYKTLISQGTSKLYYVFVIPVEAELDLKKAAKAVGEKKIEMIPVKEITKVSGYIRGGCSPVGMKKLFPTVIDQRAQSLETIIVSGGNIGVQIEMAVEGLLQATKGSLADVSAI, encoded by the coding sequence GTGAAGCAAGGAAAAACGAATGCAATGCGGATATTGGATAAAGAAAAAATCGCATACACCATGCTAACGTATGCAACGGATGATGGAAAAATAGACGGAATCGCTGTCGCCCAAAAGATCGGTCGCGAAGAGAGCGTTGTCTATAAAACATTGATTTCACAAGGGACGAGCAAATTGTATTATGTGTTTGTCATTCCCGTTGAAGCTGAGCTTGATCTCAAAAAAGCGGCGAAAGCAGTCGGCGAAAAGAAGATCGAGATGATTCCCGTGAAAGAAATCACGAAAGTATCTGGCTACATTCGTGGTGGATGTTCGCCAGTTGGGATGAAGAAATTGTTTCCGACGGTGATCGATCAACGAGCACAATCGTTAGAGACGATCATTGTCAGTGGTGGAAACATTGGCGTCCAGATCGAGATGGCAGTAGAGGGTTTGTTACAAGCAACGAAAGGTTCCTTGGCAGATGTATCTGCAATTTAA
- a CDS encoding glutathione ABC transporter substrate-binding protein: protein MKKKSFYHTLIAMIIAVSAAMAGCSSGQDTATSAGQAGGTTEAGKTGGTLVIARLSDANNLDPHFLSQIPSAAIIHHKVYEGLVRMDKESKYVPSLASEWKQLDDLTWEFKLRQGVTFHDGAPFNAEAVKATIARVQDPAVGSSRINMFEAIKEVKVVDEYTVQFILNYPYAPVLSVLASAEGSIISPKAIEQYGKELSKHPTGTGPYKFEKWTPGQEVVLVRNDSYYGGKPNLDKVVFKTVPEDTTRLAMVETGEVQVAENLPVTDIDRVQNSPSMQLGRYPGFSVDHIGLNTKKKPFDDVRVRQAIAHAIDKKTIIEGVYNNVGTPAHSSITPAMVGYSPNVKDIPYDVEKAKQLLAEAGYPNGFKAKIALNDNKARISVAEVLQQQLKPIGIDLQLDVMEFGAYIDAASKGETDLFMSGWGNATGDADYNQSNLYHSKAHGAPGNHSFYNNPEVDKLIDEGRRETDAEKRKQLYEKAQQIEMNEAPLIPFRFSETLAAIQKNVQGVWISPAGHIEIDEVTIQ, encoded by the coding sequence ATGAAAAAGAAGAGCTTTTATCACACGCTGATCGCCATGATAATCGCGGTATCTGCGGCTATGGCTGGGTGTTCGTCAGGGCAGGATACGGCGACTAGCGCCGGACAAGCAGGGGGTACTACGGAAGCTGGCAAAACAGGAGGAACCCTCGTCATCGCGCGTCTGTCCGATGCGAACAACCTCGACCCGCATTTCCTGTCCCAAATCCCTTCAGCAGCAATCATTCATCACAAAGTATACGAAGGGCTTGTCCGCATGGATAAAGAAAGCAAATACGTACCATCCCTCGCTAGTGAGTGGAAGCAGCTCGATGACTTGACGTGGGAGTTCAAGCTACGTCAAGGAGTGACGTTCCATGATGGCGCACCTTTCAATGCGGAAGCGGTTAAAGCAACGATCGCTCGCGTTCAAGACCCTGCCGTTGGCTCCAGTCGGATTAATATGTTTGAAGCTATCAAAGAAGTGAAGGTAGTAGATGAGTACACGGTACAATTTATTCTAAATTACCCGTACGCACCGGTCTTGTCTGTTTTGGCGAGTGCAGAGGGAAGCATTATCAGCCCGAAAGCCATTGAACAATACGGAAAAGAATTGAGCAAGCATCCAACCGGTACAGGCCCGTACAAATTTGAAAAATGGACGCCCGGTCAAGAAGTGGTTCTTGTGAGAAACGATAGCTACTATGGCGGTAAACCAAATTTGGATAAAGTCGTTTTCAAAACCGTACCGGAAGACACAACTCGCCTTGCCATGGTTGAGACAGGAGAAGTTCAAGTGGCAGAAAACCTGCCTGTGACGGACATCGATCGCGTACAAAACTCCCCATCCATGCAATTGGGGCGTTATCCTGGTTTCTCTGTCGATCACATCGGATTGAATACAAAGAAAAAGCCGTTTGATGATGTGCGTGTCCGCCAAGCCATTGCCCACGCAATCGACAAGAAAACCATTATTGAAGGTGTTTACAACAATGTGGGAACACCAGCTCACTCCTCGATTACACCAGCGATGGTTGGGTACAGCCCGAATGTAAAAGACATTCCGTATGATGTCGAGAAAGCGAAACAATTGCTAGCAGAGGCTGGATATCCAAACGGCTTCAAAGCAAAAATCGCGTTGAATGATAACAAAGCACGGATTAGCGTCGCCGAGGTTTTGCAGCAACAGCTCAAGCCAATCGGGATTGACCTGCAACTGGATGTGATGGAATTCGGGGCTTATATCGATGCAGCTTCCAAAGGGGAGACTGACCTGTTCATGAGTGGATGGGGAAATGCTACGGGCGATGCCGATTACAACCAATCGAACCTATATCACTCGAAAGCACATGGCGCACCTGGTAACCATTCCTTCTACAACAATCCGGAAGTAGACAAGCTGATTGACGAAGGACGCCGAGAAACAGACGCAGAAAAACGGAAGCAACTCTATGAAAAAGCACAACAAATCGAAATGAACGAAGCACCGCTTATTCCGTTCCGATTCTCCGAGACCTTGGCGGCGATTCAAAAGAATGTACAAGGGGTATGGATTAGCCCAGCAGGTCATATCGAGATTGACGAAGTAACGATTCAATAA
- a CDS encoding VWA domain-containing protein, producing MEPDLSREALNRWRLLLGSHAEESLEGSGVYQSSEFSYQELDSILEFLYNREYGEEQGYRKEGGRGESALTVPSWLNKIRKLFPKKTVEILERQALDRYNMTELLTDKKVLESMEPNMTLLKNILQFKGRMKGEVVKSAKEIVRKVVDDIRRQLENEVQTSIVGKRNRHKRGYTKSMKNLDVHKTIRKNLKNYDRKKSRFIIEELYFHSNIQHHNKWNIVIVVDESGSMMDSVIYSSVMASIFYKLAALKTNLVIFDTKVVDLSDRLDDPVDVLMSVQLGGGTHIAQALKYGRTLLENPSKTIFILVSDLEEGYPIKEMYRQSKEIIDAGCKFLVLTALDFNGNATYNQHAARVLSDMGANVAAITPDELAQWIGKVIK from the coding sequence ATGGAACCTGATTTGAGCCGCGAAGCCTTGAACCGCTGGCGGTTGTTATTGGGCTCGCATGCCGAGGAATCATTGGAAGGCAGCGGGGTCTATCAATCATCCGAGTTTTCCTATCAGGAATTGGACTCGATTCTTGAATTTTTATACAACCGTGAATACGGAGAAGAGCAGGGTTATCGAAAAGAAGGCGGCCGAGGAGAATCGGCATTGACGGTTCCCTCTTGGTTGAACAAAATCCGCAAGCTGTTTCCCAAGAAGACGGTAGAAATCCTCGAGCGGCAAGCTCTGGATCGCTATAACATGACAGAGCTGTTGACTGACAAAAAAGTGTTGGAAAGCATGGAGCCCAACATGACCCTCTTAAAAAACATCCTCCAATTTAAAGGTAGGATGAAAGGAGAGGTCGTAAAAAGTGCAAAGGAAATTGTACGCAAGGTCGTAGACGATATACGGCGTCAGCTTGAAAATGAAGTGCAGACCAGCATCGTCGGCAAGCGCAATCGCCACAAACGCGGTTATACGAAGTCGATGAAAAATCTGGATGTCCATAAAACGATTCGTAAAAATTTGAAGAACTACGATCGCAAAAAAAGCCGTTTTATCATCGAAGAGCTGTATTTCCACAGCAATATCCAGCATCACAACAAATGGAACATCGTCATTGTTGTGGATGAGAGCGGCAGTATGATGGACTCTGTGATTTACAGCTCCGTTATGGCAAGTATTTTTTACAAGCTCGCTGCCTTGAAGACGAATTTGGTTATTTTTGATACGAAGGTCGTTGATTTGAGCGATAGACTGGATGATCCGGTCGATGTGCTGATGAGTGTGCAGCTTGGTGGGGGGACTCATATTGCACAGGCGCTCAAATACGGAAGAACACTGCTTGAAAATCCATCGAAGACGATATTTATCCTCGTCAGCGATTTGGAGGAAGGCTACCCGATCAAGGAAATGTATCGCCAAAGCAAGGAGATTATCGACGCAGGCTGCAAGTTTTTAGTGTTGACGGCTTTGGATTTCAATGGCAACGCTACGTACAACCAGCATGCTGCCAGGGTATTGAGCGATATGGGAGCAAACGTTGCCGCGATCACGCCTGATGAGCTCGCGCAGTGGATTGGTAAAGTGATCAAATAG
- a CDS encoding ATP-binding protein — METMKPPMEVLYAKQLNALRSQDTGTKPPNWLMSPRAVRDFILGTDEPLSYEGESIPITKKFYGDDVLIERAIVTLAGNRGLMLVGEPGTAKTMLSELLSAAISGTSTNTIQGTAGTTEDMIKYSWNYAMLLDKGPSLQALVPSPLYTGMSKGIITRFEEITRCPFEVQDVLISILSDKVMNIPELSDGILFAKPGFNIIATANLRDKGVNEMSSALKRRFNFETIAPINHVKMEAQIIESQAKVILEQSGVNIEIDRDVVEILATTFMELRMGETKEGFKIDSPQSVMSTAEAVSVYVQSAMTSHYYDGRSISMDRLVQNMLGAVVKENQKDANILKTYFTKVVKERAKEEGLWGTYYNEKKWIK, encoded by the coding sequence ATGGAAACAATGAAGCCACCTATGGAAGTGTTATATGCGAAACAGCTGAATGCACTGCGATCCCAGGATACAGGGACAAAACCTCCCAATTGGCTGATGTCGCCCAGAGCTGTGCGCGACTTTATTTTAGGAACGGATGAACCCCTCTCTTATGAGGGCGAAAGTATACCGATTACGAAGAAGTTCTATGGAGACGATGTACTTATTGAGCGTGCAATCGTCACGTTGGCAGGCAATCGCGGCTTAATGCTTGTCGGAGAACCTGGAACGGCAAAAACGATGCTCTCTGAGCTGCTGTCTGCGGCTATCTCTGGTACGAGCACGAATACGATCCAAGGCACCGCGGGAACGACAGAGGATATGATCAAATACTCCTGGAACTACGCGATGCTGCTGGACAAAGGTCCTTCGTTGCAAGCGCTGGTTCCTTCTCCTTTATACACCGGAATGAGCAAGGGAATCATTACCCGTTTTGAGGAGATTACCCGTTGTCCGTTTGAGGTTCAAGACGTGTTGATTAGTATTTTGAGTGACAAGGTGATGAACATTCCCGAGCTGTCAGACGGCATCCTGTTTGCCAAGCCCGGTTTTAATATCATTGCAACAGCAAACTTGCGGGACAAAGGCGTCAATGAAATGAGTAGCGCCCTCAAACGCCGTTTTAACTTCGAGACAATCGCACCGATTAATCATGTGAAAATGGAAGCCCAAATTATCGAATCCCAAGCAAAAGTGATTCTGGAGCAAAGTGGCGTAAACATCGAAATTGATCGCGATGTGGTTGAGATATTGGCGACTACCTTCATGGAACTGCGGATGGGCGAGACCAAGGAAGGATTCAAAATCGATTCCCCTCAATCCGTGATGAGCACAGCCGAAGCCGTATCCGTCTATGTCCAAAGTGCAATGACGTCCCATTACTATGATGGCAGGTCAATTTCCATGGATCGACTGGTACAGAACATGCTGGGAGCCGTCGTCAAGGAAAACCAAAAGGACGCAAATATCCTGAAAACCTACTTTACCAAAGTGGTCAAAGAACGGGCAAAGGAAGAGGGTCTATGGGGAACGTATTACAACGAGAAGAAATGGATCAAATAA
- a CDS encoding DUF4132 domain-containing protein has translation MVLRKTDLNPVTKKFVEEFISASDRNKHLYDQIADYVAGDTDECPAIAEDPRFYSYTVRSEFDKLKKRGEELAFYRAAVLIYKASNRFYEKKNVMDECFLDQIELQGMKDISDADIRAKDQKALEAMRKTVEHFGHTLFAEFLSKAAEDYRASISRDYSSTFDRAEFLLFISYAYSISPSLLEEAKEKLMPIYYHLITGDTREYIKELHTIAKEVVTMQFSSNNLLTNESLYPSYVKEKKAALREKYYPEEQVKEGSLLNQKHLNRYMELVISLLYYRIHVKGGISAFLNKEEEIDRELHDTLQILFGVCPLDILSQDKRLVDLVHMDEPYDLLLGLREHLLSPPTNWEQVKQLVLEDVTRSRRALELASIPMVKGFLHKTLAAEGVDLSDFQPSLEGIIQDALRRAKGSTKLASYLDEKAALEDVLEHVHLEDVQLVRQQMILLSFLPVDHPFIARLIPFMCQYKDKSNRRVGHMCFTHAFQDRLTAFIDHYRKDEAVDIQTLFYQILSIKESHYYYTDVKEEVYRSLVVANPEMTLAQFDKLETELRVFVTQTLLAAKETLSEELRNQAILLGLGDSSKKVSGLAGAAFLQAKDKELYLHVYQTEKKAKVKEMALDAIRSLDNNKEIFQELLTNEKSSKFKTLLQTFIDAEEQGPDASLTHLGNLTDKRKLTRIKWMPLERMPVLRDQDGNELGQEVMEYMLTASIDFPAAPNQLVLDLKPSLQGASVADFTTEVLRTWLDNGAVAKEKWVMPLCVAFGDRRIVDTIGQWIKEWTDHSRGALAADGVRALSFSNDLTALRLIDQIKRTIKNRQVKSAAEEALSMAAANQNISAMELEDRLVTTLGFDASGKQVFDYGDRTFTVKVSNELELEVTNDSTGKAVKNLPAPSAKDDQEKAEQARLTFAQLKKDLKNMVKVQSLRLEESLSKSRYWSTAAWKRLFVENVLMQKFAIGLIWGVYEDGKLVDTFRYMDDGTFNTVDEDEYELADEQLIGLIHPLELDEEMLNGWRTQLEDYEITQPFEQLSREAFLPTEEEIKANEMLRLPVESYSPTAFAKMMEKFGWVKGTPLDAGYYYEFYKLYDGMVAELKISGASISYWEGMEDVKLETLAFFPNKDAEYKHFYFKPVDRLKLTDIPTRIFSETVYDVMRAAGK, from the coding sequence ATGGTATTACGAAAGACAGATCTGAATCCGGTTACGAAGAAATTTGTGGAGGAGTTTATTAGTGCAAGTGATCGAAACAAGCATTTGTACGATCAAATCGCTGATTACGTTGCAGGTGACACAGACGAATGCCCGGCAATCGCAGAGGACCCGCGGTTTTACAGCTATACGGTTCGATCCGAATTTGACAAGCTGAAAAAACGCGGCGAGGAGCTGGCCTTCTATCGAGCAGCTGTGCTGATCTACAAGGCTAGCAACCGTTTTTACGAGAAGAAAAATGTGATGGATGAGTGCTTCCTAGATCAGATCGAACTTCAGGGGATGAAGGACATCAGTGATGCTGATATCCGAGCAAAAGATCAGAAAGCATTAGAGGCCATGAGAAAAACGGTCGAGCATTTCGGTCATACGTTGTTTGCCGAATTTTTGTCAAAAGCTGCGGAGGATTATCGCGCAAGTATCAGCCGTGATTACTCCTCGACATTTGATCGGGCCGAATTTTTGCTATTCATTTCGTATGCGTACTCGATTTCTCCGAGCTTATTGGAAGAAGCAAAAGAAAAGCTGATGCCGATCTATTATCACCTGATTACAGGTGATACGCGCGAATATATAAAAGAGCTGCATACGATTGCCAAAGAAGTCGTGACCATGCAGTTTTCGAGCAACAATTTACTGACCAACGAGTCGTTGTACCCTTCGTATGTCAAAGAGAAAAAAGCTGCATTGCGAGAAAAGTATTATCCAGAAGAGCAGGTGAAGGAAGGCTCCCTTTTGAATCAGAAGCATTTGAATCGGTATATGGAGCTGGTCATCAGCTTGCTGTATTACCGCATTCACGTCAAAGGCGGGATCAGTGCGTTCCTGAACAAGGAAGAGGAAATCGATCGGGAGCTGCACGATACTTTGCAAATCCTTTTCGGCGTGTGCCCGCTTGATATCCTGTCCCAAGATAAGAGACTGGTTGACCTCGTGCACATGGATGAGCCTTACGATTTACTGCTGGGCCTGCGCGAGCATTTGCTATCCCCGCCGACCAATTGGGAACAAGTGAAGCAACTTGTGTTGGAAGACGTAACGAGATCAAGACGAGCGCTTGAGCTTGCTTCGATCCCGATGGTCAAGGGATTCTTACACAAAACGCTGGCGGCAGAAGGCGTGGATCTTTCCGATTTCCAGCCATCGTTGGAAGGGATTATTCAGGACGCGCTGCGACGTGCGAAGGGCTCCACAAAACTGGCAAGCTATTTGGATGAAAAAGCTGCCCTAGAGGATGTGCTCGAGCATGTGCATCTGGAGGACGTACAACTCGTCAGACAGCAGATGATCCTCCTGAGCTTCTTGCCTGTGGATCATCCGTTTATTGCACGTCTGATTCCGTTCATGTGCCAATACAAAGACAAGTCCAATCGCAGAGTAGGCCATATGTGCTTCACTCATGCGTTCCAGGATCGATTGACCGCCTTCATCGATCATTACCGGAAGGACGAAGCTGTAGATATCCAGACACTTTTCTATCAGATTTTGTCGATCAAGGAGTCGCACTATTATTACACAGACGTCAAAGAAGAGGTGTATCGTTCGTTGGTCGTAGCGAATCCGGAAATGACTCTGGCTCAATTTGACAAGCTGGAAACGGAGCTTCGCGTGTTTGTGACGCAAACTCTATTAGCGGCAAAGGAGACGCTATCAGAGGAATTGCGCAACCAAGCGATTCTGCTCGGGTTGGGTGACAGCTCGAAGAAAGTGAGCGGCCTCGCTGGTGCAGCGTTTCTTCAGGCCAAGGACAAGGAGCTTTATTTGCACGTCTATCAAACCGAGAAAAAAGCAAAGGTCAAGGAAATGGCGCTGGATGCGATTCGCTCCCTGGACAATAACAAGGAGATTTTCCAGGAGCTACTGACAAATGAAAAAAGCAGCAAATTTAAAACGCTGCTGCAAACATTTATCGACGCTGAGGAGCAGGGGCCAGATGCGAGCTTGACTCATTTGGGCAACCTGACCGACAAGCGAAAACTCACAAGGATCAAATGGATGCCACTGGAGCGCATGCCAGTCCTTCGCGACCAAGACGGCAACGAGCTGGGGCAAGAAGTCATGGAGTACATGCTAACCGCCTCAATCGATTTCCCGGCTGCGCCAAACCAGCTGGTGCTTGACTTGAAACCGTCTCTGCAAGGGGCATCTGTTGCTGACTTTACCACCGAAGTTTTGCGCACTTGGCTCGATAATGGAGCAGTCGCCAAAGAAAAATGGGTCATGCCGCTCTGCGTTGCTTTTGGAGATCGACGTATTGTCGATACGATTGGTCAGTGGATCAAAGAGTGGACAGATCACTCCCGCGGGGCTTTGGCTGCAGATGGCGTGCGTGCCCTGTCGTTCTCGAATGATTTGACTGCTCTGCGTCTAATCGACCAGATTAAACGTACGATCAAAAACAGGCAAGTCAAATCTGCAGCAGAAGAGGCGCTGTCCATGGCGGCTGCGAATCAGAACATTTCCGCGATGGAACTGGAAGACCGACTGGTCACGACGCTTGGCTTCGATGCGTCCGGCAAGCAAGTGTTTGACTACGGCGACCGCACCTTCACGGTTAAAGTTAGCAACGAGCTAGAGCTGGAGGTCACGAACGACAGCACGGGAAAAGCGGTCAAAAATCTGCCTGCACCGTCCGCGAAAGACGATCAGGAGAAGGCAGAACAAGCGCGATTGACTTTTGCTCAGTTGAAAAAAGACCTGAAAAATATGGTGAAAGTACAATCTCTTCGTCTGGAGGAGTCCCTGTCCAAATCGCGTTATTGGTCAACGGCAGCATGGAAACGTCTCTTTGTGGAGAACGTGTTGATGCAAAAATTCGCAATCGGGCTCATCTGGGGTGTATACGAGGACGGAAAGCTCGTAGATACGTTCCGCTATATGGATGATGGGACATTTAACACCGTGGATGAGGATGAATATGAGTTGGCAGATGAGCAGCTCATTGGCTTGATTCACCCACTGGAGCTGGACGAAGAGATGTTAAACGGCTGGCGTACGCAGCTAGAAGATTACGAAATAACGCAACCGTTCGAGCAGTTAAGTCGTGAAGCGTTCCTGCCTACGGAAGAAGAAATAAAAGCAAATGAAATGCTCCGTCTGCCTGTTGAATCGTATTCACCAACCGCTTTTGCGAAAATGATGGAGAAATTCGGCTGGGTCAAAGGAACGCCGCTCGATGCTGGTTATTATTATGAGTTCTACAAGCTGTATGACGGTATGGTGGCTGAGTTGAAGATCAGCGGGGCAAGCATTTCGTATTGGGAAGGAATGGAGGATGTGAAGCTGGAGACATTGGCTTTCTTCCCGAATAAAGATGCCGAGTACAAGCATTTTTACTTCAAACCAGTGGATCGGCTGAAGCTCACGGATATTCCAACACGCATTTTCAGCGAAACCGTCTATGATGTCATGCGTGCAGCAGGAAAATAA
- a CDS encoding DUF5682 family protein produces MGNVLQREEMDQIKDQDRFIKSFVEEEVYNLSKQVVYFPVRHHSPACAFHLKKTIEEYQPEIILIEGPDHSNHIIPILTDERTKPPVSIYYAYASGEQKYVCYFPFLLYSPEYVALVEAKRRQIPAAFIDLSYGSRLESLEDGHDLKKKNEKLSYHDERMLAGSEFIQRLCQTMKCRNFDELWEKVFEIDGIRKQTKDFVKDVFAYCYLSRKCYDDATLEAEGDLIREAHMRQKIAEAKKKHARILVVTGGFHTYGLIEERKTSYKIQKVQEEKIYPMVYTYQEADQLNGYASGMPYVHYYESVWKALEKKEPAPFSNSALTYLPQLLKKLRGKGETTSTADAIEAYSLMNGLAVMREKAEGGAYELLDSVLSAFTKGERSIATSQPIETLRELLTGDGIGEVAPNSLDVPIVRDCKDRCKSLKLAITTTARNQKVLELYAKKSHREASQFFHCMQFLGTEFCTKEAGPDWMNNRNVNLVRETWRYSYSSFVEARLIESSVYGGTVKEAAAHKLADMVKELPQHQSYELAKWLLMAVVMGLEELSQRLFESVVESVRQDGHFLSLCKTLKTLTILLEQKRLFGLSETERLENLVEEVYYQAVTKIVEQGNPNPNELDELADQLKFLYMLSEKRQADDSREIFSDQLRELLRNDKLPAKLEGVVVAILCNLEVIDRAEISKRARAYMFGSPEQMLHTAAYLHGVFIVARDYLFHQEEILRDLHQMITSLAYDDFLQVVPELRLAFTYFSPMEISMLSEKVAALFQTTVEQVTNPVIDERTLRDARMLDQAIKEEFAKWNLI; encoded by the coding sequence ATGGGGAACGTATTACAACGAGAAGAAATGGATCAAATAAAGGATCAGGACCGCTTCATAAAATCATTCGTCGAAGAAGAGGTCTACAACCTCAGCAAACAGGTCGTCTATTTCCCGGTTCGTCATCATAGTCCTGCATGCGCGTTTCATTTGAAAAAAACGATCGAAGAGTATCAACCGGAAATCATTTTGATTGAAGGCCCGGACCATAGCAATCATATCATTCCGATCTTAACGGATGAACGGACGAAGCCTCCTGTGAGCATTTATTATGCCTACGCCTCAGGGGAGCAAAAATACGTCTGTTACTTTCCGTTTCTTCTGTATTCGCCGGAATATGTGGCCTTGGTCGAAGCAAAACGCCGGCAGATTCCCGCTGCTTTCATTGATCTAAGCTACGGAAGCCGCCTGGAGAGCTTGGAAGACGGCCATGATTTGAAAAAGAAGAATGAAAAACTGTCCTATCACGATGAGCGCATGCTGGCAGGCTCGGAGTTTATTCAGCGATTGTGCCAGACGATGAAATGTCGAAACTTCGATGAGCTGTGGGAAAAGGTTTTTGAAATTGATGGGATTCGGAAACAGACGAAGGATTTCGTCAAGGATGTCTTTGCCTACTGCTACCTGTCACGCAAATGCTATGATGACGCTACTTTGGAAGCGGAAGGCGATTTGATTCGCGAGGCTCACATGCGTCAGAAAATTGCAGAGGCAAAGAAAAAGCATGCGAGAATTCTCGTGGTAACCGGGGGCTTTCATACATACGGACTCATCGAGGAACGCAAGACTTCCTACAAGATACAAAAGGTGCAGGAAGAAAAAATATATCCGATGGTGTACACGTACCAGGAAGCAGATCAGTTGAATGGGTACGCAAGCGGGATGCCGTACGTCCATTATTACGAGAGTGTGTGGAAGGCACTCGAGAAGAAGGAGCCTGCTCCCTTCTCGAACAGCGCGTTAACGTACCTTCCGCAACTGCTAAAAAAACTGCGTGGCAAGGGAGAAACGACGTCTACAGCGGATGCGATCGAAGCATATAGCCTCATGAACGGCTTGGCTGTCATGCGGGAAAAGGCTGAGGGCGGTGCCTATGAGTTGCTCGATTCCGTTCTCTCTGCTTTTACAAAAGGCGAGCGCTCGATAGCAACCTCTCAGCCGATCGAGACATTGCGAGAGCTGTTGACCGGAGACGGAATCGGTGAAGTGGCTCCTAATTCACTGGATGTACCCATCGTTCGCGATTGTAAAGACAGATGTAAATCGTTAAAGCTCGCGATCACGACGACAGCCCGCAATCAAAAGGTGCTAGAGCTGTATGCCAAGAAGTCGCATCGTGAAGCCAGCCAGTTTTTTCACTGCATGCAGTTCTTGGGCACAGAATTTTGCACCAAAGAAGCCGGACCTGACTGGATGAACAACCGAAATGTCAATCTCGTCCGAGAGACATGGCGCTACAGCTATTCCTCCTTCGTAGAAGCCCGTCTGATCGAGAGCTCGGTCTACGGTGGGACGGTGAAGGAGGCAGCTGCCCATAAGCTAGCCGATATGGTAAAAGAACTGCCGCAGCACCAGAGCTATGAGCTGGCAAAATGGCTTTTGATGGCGGTCGTTATGGGGTTGGAAGAGCTGTCGCAAAGGCTCTTTGAATCTGTAGTAGAGTCCGTTAGGCAGGATGGACATTTTCTCTCGCTATGCAAGACATTAAAGACACTCACCATTCTTTTGGAGCAAAAACGGTTGTTCGGTCTTAGCGAAACAGAACGGTTGGAGAACTTGGTGGAAGAAGTATATTACCAGGCTGTGACCAAAATCGTCGAGCAGGGAAACCCGAACCCCAATGAACTAGATGAGTTGGCCGATCAGCTCAAATTCCTCTACATGCTGAGTGAGAAGAGACAGGCGGATGATTCCCGAGAGATTTTCAGTGATCAACTGCGGGAATTGCTGCGTAACGACAAGCTCCCCGCGAAACTGGAGGGGGTAGTGGTCGCGATCTTGTGCAATCTCGAAGTGATCGACCGCGCAGAAATCTCCAAACGTGCCCGTGCCTATATGTTCGGCTCGCCTGAGCAAATGCTGCATACCGCCGCGTATTTACATGGCGTTTTTATCGTGGCTCGTGACTATCTCTTTCATCAAGAAGAAATCCTGCGCGATTTGCATCAGATGATAACATCCTTGGCTTACGACGACTTTTTGCAGGTAGTGCCTGAACTGCGATTGGCGTTTACATATTTTAGCCCAATGGAAATTAGTATGCTCTCGGAAAAAGTGGCAGCTCTCTTCCAAACGACGGTGGAACAAGTCACGAATCCAGTCATCGATGAGCGTACCTTGCGTGATGCCCGCATGCTCGATCAAGCGATCAAGGAGGAGTTTGCCAAATGGAACCTGATTTGA